The Archocentrus centrarchus isolate MPI-CPG fArcCen1 chromosome 12, fArcCen1, whole genome shotgun sequence genome includes a window with the following:
- the btc gene encoding probetacellulin: MAKVYRLYVGIVIALALCKYCLAEWNATDGPSNGTVSHCHRHGNRDNCTDTLDTGQSNDHFSNCPEELTHYCVHGECRYIKEQKAPSCRCQRGYVGSRCEYVDLDWQIGEKREVIIACVIAGLVLLILVIVLICICSHCRRRLRRERRREGPRNGTEKLDMMDSSAANSILKPDSAEQPLTNSV, encoded by the exons ATGGCCAAGGTATACAGACTCTATGTGGGAATAGTGATAG CTCTGGCCTTATGCAAATACTGCCTGGCAGAGTGGAATGCCACAGATGGGCCTTCCAATGGAACTGTGTCCCACTGTcatcgccatggcaacagaGACAATTGCACAG ACACATTAGATACTGGACAGTCGAATGACCACTTCTCAAACTGTCCTGAGGAACTTACACATTACTGCGTCCATGGGGAGTGTCGTTACATTAAGGAACAGAAGGCACCGTCCTGCAG gtGTCAGCGTGGTTACGTTGGTTCCAGGTGTGAATACGTGGACCTGGACTGGCAGATAGGAGAGAAACGAGAAGTCATAATTGCCTGTGTCATCGCAGGGCTTGTGTTATTAATTCTCGTCATTGTTTTGATCTGCATCTGTTCACA TTGCAGGAGGAGATTACGGAGGGAAAGACGAAGGGAGGGACCAAGGAATGGGACAGAGAAGCTCGACATGATGGAcagcagtgcagcaaactcaatCTTAAaaccagactcagcagagcaACCGCTTACCAATTCTGTATGA
- the rxfp3 gene encoding relaxin-3 receptor 1: MSGEFIDTAYEGSAGILYAASFNLSYVFNTTNSSYEDYLHLSGSQKTETVGDGAAVVRIIISVIYSLVCALGLVGNLLVLYLMKSKHVWKKSSINLFVTSLALTDFQFVLTLPFWAVENALDFTWLFGKSMCKIVSYVTAMNMYASVFFLTAMSVARYWSLASALKGRRRRAHCCSARCITIFIWVSAVFAALPHAVFSTTVTVSSEDLCLVKFPETNGSAQFWFALYHSQKVLLGFVVPLGIISACYLLLLRFITSKNIHTSSAKRRAKVTKSVTIVVLSFFLCWLPNQALTAWGILVKLNAVHFSYEYYTMQEYVFPVSVCLAHSNSCLNPILYCLMRREFRKALKKLFWRMTSSTLTTLRPITATTKPEADGQGQVLVPVCAPEEPAVVFYPPGAVIYNDRRDLPQNST, from the coding sequence atgtctGGCGAATTTATCGACACTGCTTATGAAGGCTCAGCAGGGATTCTCTATGCCGCGTCCTTTAACTTGAGCTATGTTTTCAACACTACCAACAGCTCATATGAGGACTACCTCCACCTGTCAGGCTCtcagaaaactgaaactgtagGAGATGGAGCCGCTGTTGTTAGGATTATTATCTCAGTCATTTACTCTCTTGTTTGCGCGCTGGGTCTGGTCGGAAACCTGCTGGTCTTATACTTAATGAAGTCTAAACATGTGTGGAAAAAATCCTCCATCAACCTTTTCGTAACTAGTTTGGCGCTGACTGACTTCCAGTTCGTTCTGACTCTGCCCTTTTGGGCGGTGGAAAACGCGCTGGACTTTACTTGGCTTTTCGGTAAATCTATGTGCAAGATAGTTTCCTATGTGACAGCTATGAACATGTACGCCAGCgttttttttctgactgctATGAGCGTGGCGAGGTACTGGTCCCTCGCGTCTGCCCTCAAAGGCAGGCGGCGGCGGGCTCACTGCTGCTCAGCGCGGTGCATCACCATATTCATCTGGGTTTCCGCCGTCTTCGCCGCTCTGCCCCACGCCGTTTTCTCCACTACAGTGACAGTTTCCAGTGAGGACCTGTGCCTCGTCAAATTCCCGGAAACCAACGGATCCGCGCAGTTTTGGTTTGCGCTCTATCACTCTCAGAAAGTGTTGCTCGGCTTTGTGGTGCCTCTGGGCATCATCTCAGCCTGCTACCTGCTCCTTTTGCGCTTTATCACCTCCAAAAACATCCACACTTCGAGCGCCAAGCGACGCGCCAAAGTCACAAAGTCTGTCACCATCGTGGTCTTGTCCTTTTTCCTCTGCTGGCTGCCCAACCAAGCGCTGACAGCCTGGGGCATCCTCGTAAAACTCAACGCGGTTCACTTCAGTTACGAGTACTACACCATGCAAGAGTACGTGTTTCCTGTGTCCGTGTGCTTGGCACACTCCAACAGCTGCCTGAATCCCATCCTGTACTGCCTGATGAGGCGGGAGTTCAGAAAAGCGCTGAAAAAACTCTTCTGGCGGATGACATCGTCGACTCTGACCACTTTAAGACCGATCACAGCCACTACAAAGCCGGAGGCGGACGGGCAAGGGCAGGTCCTGGTCCCCGTCTGCGCGCCCGAAGAGCCCGCGGTGGTGTTCTACCCTCCGGGGGCAGTGATTTACAATGACAGACGAGACCTGCCCCAAAACAGCACTTAA